A genome region from Setaria italica strain Yugu1 chromosome III, Setaria_italica_v2.0, whole genome shotgun sequence includes the following:
- the LOC101777258 gene encoding transcription repressor OFP1 codes for MGRRRFRLADMMPNSWFYKLRDMRRARGHPPGAGGAASAMLPSLSSPPPRAAKPAARASSPRRGSVALPHRTSYYYPTQDRELPAPPPRAADATEEDRDEILPQPESPPAYCSSRRRHRVGPVRVGRGLEAVAEARDAPQRRRDMYVGRDGGSEDEEDVRKPAVTAPSEDSLGWGGKVIASDTDIVIDLRAECTAERVLRPIVTRPVARREVVRYELKDRHVDGTETTPRASSASEQGSRGHPRRPSVSAGRRLRTRVNSPRLASARSRKSKPTTPAASPRKTTTPAPPPLAESFAVVKASADPRRDFRESMEEMIAEKGIRDAADLEDLLACYLALNAAEHHDLIVEVFEQIWASLASAANP; via the coding sequence ATGGGCCGGCGCAGGTTCCGTCTCGCCGACATGATGCCCAACTCCTGGTTCTACAAGCTCCGCGACATGCGCCGCGCGCGGGGCCACCCTCCTGGCGCTGGCGGCGCCGCGAGCGCAATGCTGCCGTCgttgtcgtcgccgccgccgcgggcggcaaAGCCCGCGGCAAGGGCCTCGTCTCCGAGGCGCGGGTCCGTGGCGCTCCCGCACAGGACGTCGTACTACTACCCCACCCAGGACCGGGAGCtcccggctccgccgccgaggGCCGCGGACGCCACGGAGGAGGATCGTGACGAGATCCTCCCCCAGCCGGAATCTCCTCCGGCGTATTGCTCCTCCAGGAGGCGGCACAGGGTGGGACCCGTCAGGGTTGGGCGCGGCTTGGAGGCTGTGGCCGAGGCGCGCGACGCTCCTCAGCGCCGGCGAGACATGTACGTGGGGCGCGATGGCGGcagcgaggacgaggaggacgtcCGCAAGCCGGCGGTGACCGCGCCATCCGAGGACAGCCTGGGCTGGGGCGGCAAGGTGATCGCTTCGGACACGGACATCGTCATCGACCTCCGGGCCGAGTGCACCGCCGAGCGGGTGCTCCGGCCGATCGTGACGAGGCCGGTGGCGAGGAGGGAGGTGGTCCGGTACGAGCTGAAGGACAGGCACGTCGATGGCACCGAGACGACGCCGAGAGCCAGCTCTGCCTCGGAGCAGGGCAGCAGGGGGCACCCGAGGCGGCCGTCCGTTTCCGCGGGGCGCCGCCTCAGGACGCGCGTGAACAGCCCGCGGCTGGCGTCCGCCAGGTCCAGGAAGAGCAAGCCGACGACCCCAGCGGCGTCgccgaggaagacgacgacgccagcaccgccgccgctcgcggaGAGCTTCGCGGTGGTGAAGGCGTCGGCCGACCCGAGGCGGGACTTCCGCGAGTCGATGGAGGAGATGATCGCGGAGAAGGGCATCCGCGACGCGGCCGACCTGGAGGACCTCCTGGCCTGCTACCTCGCCCTCAACGCCGCCGAGCACCACGACCTCATCGTCGAGGTGTTCGAGCAGATTTGGGCGAGCCTCGCCAGCGCCGCCAATCCATGA